A part of Phoenix dactylifera cultivar Barhee BC4 chromosome 2, palm_55x_up_171113_PBpolish2nd_filt_p, whole genome shotgun sequence genomic DNA contains:
- the LOC103716089 gene encoding 60S ribosomal protein L14-2-like, which produces MPFKRYVEIGRVALVNYGKEYGRLVVIVDVVDQNRALVDAPDMVRGQMNFKRLSLTDIKIDIPRLPKKKSLIAAMEAADVKNKWENSSWGRKLIVQKRRASLNDFDRFKVMLARIKRGGAIQQELAKLKKQNAS; this is translated from the exons CCGTTCAAGCGTTATGTGGAGATCGGGAGGGTTGCTCTTGTCAACTATGGGAAGGAGTACGGCAGGCTCGTCGTCATCGTCGACGTCGTCGATCAGAATCGA gCTTTGGTTGATGCCCCAGACATGGTGCGAGGCCAAATGAACTTCAAGAGGCTTTCTTTGACTGATATAAAGATTGACATTCCAAGGCTTCCTAAAAAGAAGTCCCTGATTGCTGCCATGGAAGCTGCTG ATGTTAAGAACAAATGGGAGAACAGCTCATGGGGAAGGAAGCTGATCGTGCAGAAGAGGAGAGCTTCGCTGAATGACTTTGACAGGTTCAAGGTGATGCTGGCAAGGATCAAG AGAGGAGGCGCTATCCAGCAAGAGCTTGCAAAACTTAAGAAGCAGAATGCATCTTGA